A region from the Inhella inkyongensis genome encodes:
- a CDS encoding DUF2062 domain-containing protein has translation MPATRFARRILPSPERLSQIQGLRWLGQYLQPRPWLWVAHRRRVAWGVAIGLAVGVIPLPLQMVLAAICALAFRCNVAAAVAATWLTNPFTMLPIWGLALWLGGLVVGDGGAGAAPAVLALDWSAPATWWPALSAWVLAMGPAWLVGMPLAALVLGAAAYLTVYLLWWGVIRLERWRRLRERAARPRS, from the coding sequence CTAAGCCAGATTCAAGGCCTGCGCTGGCTGGGTCAGTACCTGCAACCCCGGCCCTGGCTGTGGGTGGCCCATCGCCGTCGTGTGGCCTGGGGTGTGGCCATTGGGCTGGCGGTGGGGGTGATCCCTCTGCCGCTGCAAATGGTGCTGGCCGCCATCTGCGCGCTAGCGTTTCGCTGCAATGTGGCCGCCGCCGTGGCAGCCACCTGGCTGACCAACCCATTCACGATGTTGCCCATCTGGGGCTTGGCGCTGTGGCTGGGCGGGCTGGTGGTGGGCGATGGTGGGGCCGGCGCCGCGCCCGCCGTGCTGGCCCTGGACTGGAGCGCCCCGGCTACCTGGTGGCCCGCCCTATCCGCCTGGGTGTTGGCCATGGGGCCGGCCTGGCTGGTGGGCATGCCCTTGGCCGCCCTGGTGCTGGGCGCTGCAGCTTACCTGACGGTGTATTTGCTGTGGTGGGGCGTGATCCGCCTCGAGCGCTGGCGCCGGCTCAGGGAACGAGCCGCCCGGCCTCGATCTTGA
- a CDS encoding ABC transporter ATP-binding protein, whose amino-acid sequence MSDQTLVEVKALSKRVRDASGELTILHELSFALQARTSVAIVGASGSGKSTLLGLLAGLDSPSGGQVLIEGQDLFALNEDERAAMRARLMGFVFQSFQLMPNLTALENVMLPLELAGQRDAEGPARAMLERVGLGQRLRHRPRVLSGGEQQRVALARAFVVKPRLLLADEPTGSLDHATGAQVMELMFELNRAEGTTLVLVTHDPQVAARCERQLKIEAGRLVP is encoded by the coding sequence ATGTCTGATCAAACCTTGGTTGAAGTGAAGGCCCTGAGCAAGCGCGTGCGCGATGCCAGTGGCGAGTTGACGATTCTGCATGAGCTGTCCTTTGCCCTGCAGGCGCGCACCTCGGTGGCCATCGTCGGCGCCTCGGGCTCGGGCAAGAGCACCCTGCTCGGCCTGCTGGCGGGGCTGGACAGCCCCAGCGGCGGGCAGGTTCTGATCGAGGGGCAAGACCTCTTTGCGCTGAATGAGGACGAGCGCGCCGCCATGCGTGCACGCCTGATGGGCTTTGTGTTCCAGAGCTTTCAGCTGATGCCCAATCTGACGGCGCTGGAAAACGTCATGCTGCCGCTGGAGCTGGCTGGCCAGCGCGATGCGGAAGGGCCGGCACGGGCCATGCTGGAGCGTGTCGGCCTGGGGCAGCGCCTGCGTCACCGCCCCCGCGTGCTGTCGGGCGGCGAACAGCAGCGGGTGGCCTTGGCGCGTGCCTTTGTCGTCAAGCCGCGCCTGCTGTTGGCGGATGAACCCACCGGTAGCCTGGACCATGCCACCGGCGCCCAGGTGATGGAGTTGATGTTCGAGCTCAATCGCGCCGAGGGCACCACCCTGGTGCTGGTGACGCACGACCCGCAAGTGGCCGCGCGTTGCGAGCGTCAACTCAAGATCGAGGCCGGGCGGCTCGTTCCCTGA
- a CDS encoding arylesterase, with amino-acid sequence MTGRRQWVAHCSGALLAALAGAAIGQPRAGLRRHIVVLGDSLSAEYGIGRGQGWVALLEQRLREQGLPHTVFNASISGDTTSGGLSRLPAVLSQQRPSHVLIELGGNDALRGMPLAHTRANVAAMVKAVQATRAKALVIGMQMPPNYGARYGREFAQLFADVAREHRAALTPFLLAGVADRPDADAWFQSDRIHPLARAHPVMLDNVWAALKPML; translated from the coding sequence ATGACAGGACGGCGGCAATGGGTCGCGCACTGTAGCGGCGCGCTGCTGGCCGCGCTGGCCGGGGCCGCAATCGGCCAGCCCCGCGCAGGGCTTCGGCGCCATATCGTGGTGCTCGGCGACAGTCTTTCGGCCGAGTACGGCATTGGTCGAGGGCAAGGTTGGGTGGCCTTGTTGGAGCAGCGCCTGCGCGAGCAAGGCCTGCCCCACACCGTGTTCAACGCCAGCATCAGCGGCGACACCACCAGCGGAGGCTTGAGCCGCCTGCCTGCCGTGCTGAGCCAACAACGCCCCAGCCATGTGCTGATCGAATTGGGGGGCAACGATGCGCTGCGCGGCATGCCCCTGGCCCACACCCGCGCCAATGTGGCGGCCATGGTCAAGGCCGTGCAGGCCACTCGGGCCAAGGCCTTGGTGATCGGCATGCAGATGCCGCCCAACTACGGTGCCCGCTACGGACGCGAGTTCGCGCAACTGTTTGCCGACGTGGCGCGCGAGCACCGCGCCGCGCTCACCCCCTTCTTGCTGGCTGGCGTGGCCGACCGCCCCGATGCGGACGCCTGGTTCCAGTCCGACCGCATTCACCCGCTGGCGCGCGCCCACCCCGTCATGCTGGACAACGTGTGGGCGGCGCTAAAGCCCATGCTTTAA
- a CDS encoding DUF6600 domain-containing protein: MKTKPLPTPLRNWWGLQALLLLLLTLLALPTFADPPTRVARVAELSGQAWWFDADEREWQPLVRNQSLAEGDRLRVDEHARVGLRIGSSALWLNERAQVELLRLDEERIDLALDRGALALRWVTTEAAREAVVRTQEGQFRFDGVGAYRIDQLSTASRAQAFEGRMRFEGRGRGDAPVWADAPEQIEVWWDGGPRAERSRLLRHDGFGQWLVADLGFGRGDDRFARLDRPAYRYVSPELTGADELDDHGRWDHSADYGAIWIPTRIAVDWAPYRHGRWTWSRHWGWTWVDDLPWGYATSHYGRWVHWRGRWCWSPGQRVLRPVFAPALVAWVGGGSVQVGVNIGSRWVPPVAWVPLAPREVFVPWYRHSPTYLQRINTEPVHTVRRPAEPNGGMGPHYTHQNRQVPGAISSLMVEAGQRAARPMPVRDEQVLRELKPIPYGPARVDGLPVRAAQSLEEGPSRRAGGGLVRSAGEAPMPQRGPEPVMPLRAEPREDAREVLRQPLPQRREELSRTEPGERREEPRTQSGLPQRESVWPRRELQREEVREERERVEAREERLPRRFEPAPIQRAEPSRPERIERVERFERPERPERREEPRFEPRQEVRPERREEPRRPEVQMPQRPQRSEPEAPRRQPEGRTRDKDESLPRRDNR, encoded by the coding sequence GTGAAAACCAAGCCATTGCCCACCCCCCTGCGGAATTGGTGGGGCCTGCAGGCCCTGCTGTTGCTGCTGCTCACCCTGCTGGCCTTGCCGACCTTTGCCGATCCACCCACCCGGGTGGCACGCGTGGCCGAGTTGAGCGGTCAGGCCTGGTGGTTTGATGCCGATGAGCGCGAGTGGCAGCCGTTGGTGCGCAACCAAAGCCTGGCCGAGGGTGACCGACTGCGGGTGGACGAACACGCGCGAGTCGGGCTGCGCATTGGCTCCAGTGCCTTGTGGTTGAACGAGCGCGCTCAAGTGGAGCTGTTGCGTTTGGACGAGGAGCGCATCGATCTGGCCCTCGATCGGGGTGCGCTGGCGCTGCGTTGGGTGACCACCGAGGCGGCCCGCGAGGCGGTGGTGCGCACGCAAGAGGGTCAGTTCCGCTTCGACGGCGTGGGGGCCTACCGCATTGATCAGTTGAGTACTGCCAGCCGTGCCCAGGCCTTTGAGGGCCGGATGCGTTTCGAGGGTCGCGGCCGGGGGGATGCGCCCGTCTGGGCCGATGCGCCCGAGCAGATCGAAGTCTGGTGGGATGGCGGCCCGCGCGCCGAGCGCAGCCGCCTGCTGCGTCACGATGGGTTTGGCCAGTGGTTGGTGGCGGACCTGGGCTTTGGCCGCGGTGACGACCGCTTTGCGCGTCTCGATCGTCCGGCCTACCGCTATGTCTCGCCCGAACTGACCGGGGCCGATGAGCTCGACGACCATGGTCGCTGGGATCACAGCGCCGACTACGGCGCGATCTGGATTCCGACCCGAATTGCGGTCGATTGGGCGCCCTATCGCCATGGGCGTTGGACCTGGAGCCGTCACTGGGGCTGGACCTGGGTGGATGACCTGCCCTGGGGCTACGCGACCTCGCACTATGGCCGTTGGGTGCATTGGCGCGGTCGCTGGTGCTGGAGCCCGGGCCAACGGGTGCTCCGCCCGGTCTTTGCACCGGCGTTGGTGGCCTGGGTAGGCGGCGGCTCAGTGCAAGTGGGCGTGAACATTGGCAGCCGATGGGTGCCGCCGGTGGCCTGGGTGCCGCTGGCACCGCGCGAGGTGTTTGTGCCCTGGTACCGCCACAGCCCGACATACTTGCAGCGCATCAATACCGAGCCGGTACACACCGTGCGCCGTCCGGCTGAGCCGAATGGGGGCATGGGCCCTCACTACACGCACCAGAACCGTCAGGTGCCGGGTGCCATCAGTAGCCTGATGGTCGAGGCCGGGCAGCGGGCTGCGCGACCCATGCCCGTGCGTGATGAGCAGGTGCTGCGGGAGTTGAAGCCCATCCCCTATGGCCCGGCGCGTGTTGATGGATTGCCGGTCCGCGCTGCGCAGAGTCTTGAAGAGGGGCCGAGCCGCCGCGCAGGTGGTGGATTGGTCCGGTCTGCGGGCGAAGCCCCCATGCCCCAGCGTGGGCCTGAGCCTGTCATGCCCTTGAGGGCCGAGCCGCGTGAGGATGCGCGTGAGGTCTTGCGTCAGCCCCTGCCGCAGCGACGCGAAGAGCTCTCGCGCACGGAGCCGGGCGAGCGGCGGGAAGAGCCGCGCACCCAATCCGGCCTGCCGCAACGGGAGTCGGTCTGGCCGCGTCGCGAACTGCAGCGCGAAGAGGTGCGCGAGGAGCGTGAGCGCGTCGAGGCCCGTGAGGAGCGCCTGCCCCGCCGCTTTGAGCCCGCACCCATTCAGCGTGCAGAGCCGTCGAGGCCCGAGCGCATCGAACGAGTGGAACGATTCGAGCGACCGGAGCGTCCGGAGCGCCGCGAGGAGCCCCGCTTCGAGCCGCGCCAGGAAGTGCGTCCCGAGCGCCGTGAGGAGCCCCGTCGCCCCGAAGTCCAGATGCCGCAGCGTCCGCAGCGCAGCGAGCCCGAGGCGCCGCGCCGTCAGCCCGAAGGTCGCACGCGCGATAAGGACGAATCCCTGCCGCGGCGCGACAACCGCTGA
- a CDS encoding peptide deformylase — protein MAVREILRMGDARLLRVAQNVVTFNTPALQELVQDLRDTMVAAGGAGLAAPQIGVNLRVVLFGFGKLARYPEAEPVPETLLINPEIEVLDPEPEEGWEGCLSVPGLRGVVGRARCIRYRGQSLDGTWLEREVSGFHARVVQHECDHLDGQLFPMRVRDFRRFGFTDVLFPDL, from the coding sequence ATGGCAGTGCGCGAGATTTTGCGGATGGGCGATGCGCGCCTGCTGCGCGTGGCGCAAAACGTGGTGACCTTCAATACCCCGGCGCTGCAAGAACTGGTGCAGGACCTGCGCGACACCATGGTGGCGGCCGGCGGTGCCGGGCTGGCCGCGCCGCAAATCGGCGTGAATCTTCGCGTGGTGCTGTTTGGTTTTGGAAAGTTGGCACGTTACCCCGAGGCGGAGCCGGTGCCCGAAACGCTCCTGATCAACCCGGAGATCGAGGTGCTGGACCCCGAGCCTGAGGAAGGCTGGGAGGGGTGCCTGTCGGTGCCGGGCCTGCGTGGTGTGGTGGGGCGGGCGCGTTGCATCCGCTACCGGGGCCAAAGTCTTGACGGGACGTGGCTGGAGCGTGAAGTCAGTGGCTTTCACGCGCGGGTGGTTCAACACGAGTGCGATCACCTGGACGGCCAGTTATTTCCCATGCGGGTGCGTGACTTCCGTCGATTTGGCTTCACCGACGTCTTGTTCCCTGATTTGTAA
- a CDS encoding MBL fold metallo-hydrolase, translating into MNSAILPDHSEDLGHGIFAIDTGFTRPRFDAAYLIVEQGRAAFIDTGTNFSVPRLLEALDALGLPRTAVDYVIPTHVHLDHAGGVGLLMQSLPQATLICHPRGLRHLVDPTQLWASATAVYGPEEMARSYGELVPVPAARARASSDEMVLELAGRPLRLIDTPGHAKHHHCIWDARSRGWFTGDTFGLSYRELDIAGQAWALPTSTPVQFEPEAMKASIARMLATEPECLYLTHYGRVREVARLAALLNELIDGMVRVARQAQAERHERIKQGLLDLYATSLRAHGSTLSQAQMTELLALDLELNAQGLEVWLTKN; encoded by the coding sequence ATGAATTCCGCCATTCTTCCAGACCACAGCGAGGACCTCGGCCATGGCATCTTTGCCATTGACACCGGCTTCACCCGCCCGCGTTTCGATGCCGCCTACCTGATCGTCGAACAGGGCCGCGCCGCCTTCATCGACACCGGCACCAATTTCTCGGTGCCCCGTCTGCTGGAAGCGCTGGACGCCTTGGGCCTGCCGCGCACAGCGGTGGACTATGTGATCCCCACCCATGTGCATCTGGATCACGCCGGCGGTGTCGGCCTGCTGATGCAATCGCTGCCACAAGCCACCCTCATCTGCCACCCACGCGGGCTGCGCCATTTGGTCGACCCGACCCAGCTCTGGGCCAGCGCCACCGCCGTCTATGGGCCCGAAGAAATGGCCCGCAGCTATGGTGAGCTGGTGCCAGTGCCCGCCGCACGGGCACGCGCCAGCAGCGATGAGATGGTGTTGGAACTGGCGGGGCGACCGCTGCGCCTCATCGACACCCCAGGTCACGCCAAGCACCACCACTGCATCTGGGACGCGCGCAGTCGGGGCTGGTTCACTGGCGATACCTTCGGCCTGAGCTACCGCGAGCTGGACATCGCCGGCCAGGCCTGGGCCCTGCCCACCAGCACCCCGGTGCAGTTCGAGCCCGAGGCCATGAAGGCCTCGATCGCCCGCATGCTGGCCACCGAGCCCGAGTGCCTCTACCTGACCCATTACGGCCGCGTGCGCGAGGTGGCACGGCTGGCGGCCCTGCTGAACGAGCTGATCGACGGCATGGTGCGCGTGGCGCGCCAGGCTCAGGCCGAGCGACACGAACGCATCAAACAGGGCCTGTTGGATCTCTATGCCACCAGCCTGCGCGCCCACGGCTCAACGCTCAGCCAGGCCCAGATGACGGAGCTCCTGGCGCTGGACCTCGAGCTCAATGCCCAGGGCCTGGAAGTCTGGTTGACCAAGAACTAG
- a CDS encoding gluconolaconase, with product MLAASPLWAQPLGRLQLLAGDGHPGWRDGAAYQARFSDPFGLAVAADGSLWVSDGGDTNRIRRIAPDGRVGSVLGSGREGFRDGAPTEAQLHTPSGLAFDGQQQLLIADTGNQRIRRLERDGQLRTLAGDGQVGWRDGPAAQARFDGPMAVVADAQGRVYVADTYNHRIRVIEQGRVRTLAGAGQPGEADGVGERASFDHPLGLALDATAGLLYVADARNHAIRRIHLASAEVQTLAKSDPRDEEAMLRRPIALALDREGRLLVTTLARGRLLRCATPRGVCTDWEELSGPPEARLARPSGLAVDAQSRILVADAASYRVHRWVPGSVGGPMGPAQDRNLPDTQGRWPLDPQLRAHEVVGTIGEVRARRRSPAVDRHHLHAGLDVQADPGRLVRAIASAKVSSPLAAWSFGELGEGLSLGELAYIHMKVGRKAGNASLDPQRFVVRKDARGRADHLLVRRGTRFKAGEVLGTVNAMAHVHLELGPSAYARDPLQLGFAGFSDRQMPRIEALELLDETGRALRPNSQGLVPWDGRPLRVVVEAWDQVDGNLPRRRLGVQRLSWQLLNAAGQPLPGFEAPQLRQDYRSLPQDAEPTPIAFAPGSGIQVQGAQHTRMRYEISNRVRDGRALMERLEGHRLAPGRYRLRVLVQDAAGNSASASVDLLR from the coding sequence ATGCTGGCTGCTTCACCGCTGTGGGCTCAGCCGCTCGGCCGCCTGCAGCTTTTGGCCGGCGACGGACACCCAGGCTGGCGCGATGGCGCGGCCTACCAAGCGCGCTTTTCCGATCCTTTTGGCCTGGCCGTCGCGGCGGATGGCAGCCTGTGGGTGAGCGATGGCGGCGACACCAACCGCATCCGTCGGATTGCACCGGATGGGCGAGTCGGCAGCGTGCTGGGCTCTGGCCGCGAAGGCTTTCGCGATGGGGCGCCGACCGAAGCGCAGCTGCATACACCGAGCGGCCTGGCTTTTGATGGGCAGCAGCAGCTGCTGATCGCCGACACCGGCAACCAGCGCATTCGCCGGTTGGAGCGGGACGGTCAGCTGCGCACCCTGGCCGGCGATGGTCAAGTGGGCTGGCGCGATGGTCCCGCTGCGCAAGCGAGGTTTGACGGACCGATGGCCGTGGTGGCGGACGCGCAGGGCCGCGTCTATGTGGCGGACACCTACAACCATCGCATCCGCGTGATCGAGCAAGGGCGGGTTCGCACCCTGGCCGGGGCGGGCCAACCGGGTGAGGCGGATGGGGTGGGTGAGCGTGCCAGCTTCGATCACCCGCTTGGGCTGGCGCTGGATGCGACGGCCGGCTTGCTCTACGTGGCGGACGCCCGCAACCATGCGATCAGGCGCATTCATCTGGCCAGTGCCGAGGTGCAGACCCTGGCCAAGTCGGACCCGCGCGACGAAGAGGCGATGCTGCGCCGTCCCATCGCGTTGGCGTTGGATCGCGAAGGTCGTTTGCTGGTGACTACCCTGGCCCGTGGCCGACTGTTGCGTTGCGCCACGCCGCGCGGCGTGTGCACGGATTGGGAGGAACTGAGCGGCCCGCCCGAGGCGAGGCTGGCGCGCCCGAGCGGGCTGGCGGTGGATGCCCAGTCCCGCATCCTGGTGGCGGACGCGGCGAGCTATCGCGTGCATCGATGGGTGCCTGGCAGTGTGGGCGGTCCGATGGGTCCTGCGCAGGATCGGAACCTGCCCGATACCCAGGGCCGCTGGCCGCTGGATCCGCAGTTGCGGGCGCACGAGGTGGTGGGCACGATCGGCGAAGTGCGGGCGCGCCGCAGATCGCCGGCGGTGGATCGTCACCATCTGCATGCGGGTCTGGATGTGCAGGCCGACCCCGGGCGGCTGGTGCGGGCCATCGCCTCGGCCAAGGTCAGCAGCCCGCTGGCGGCTTGGTCCTTTGGCGAGCTTGGGGAGGGCTTAAGCCTCGGTGAGCTGGCCTATATCCACATGAAAGTGGGGCGCAAGGCCGGCAACGCGAGCCTGGATCCGCAGCGCTTTGTGGTGCGCAAGGATGCACGGGGCCGGGCCGATCACTTGCTGGTGCGGCGCGGCACGCGTTTCAAGGCGGGCGAGGTGCTGGGCACAGTCAATGCGATGGCCCATGTCCATCTGGAGCTGGGCCCCAGCGCCTACGCCCGTGACCCTTTGCAATTGGGTTTTGCCGGCTTTAGCGACCGCCAGATGCCGCGTATCGAGGCGCTGGAACTGTTGGATGAGACGGGTAGGGCACTGCGGCCCAACTCACAGGGACTTGTGCCTTGGGATGGCCGCCCGCTGCGCGTGGTGGTGGAGGCCTGGGATCAAGTGGATGGCAATTTGCCGCGCCGTCGCCTGGGCGTGCAGCGCCTTAGCTGGCAGCTGCTGAATGCTGCCGGACAGCCGCTGCCGGGTTTTGAGGCGCCGCAGCTGCGTCAGGACTACCGCAGCCTGCCGCAGGATGCCGAACCGACACCGATCGCGTTTGCGCCCGGCAGCGGCATCCAGGTGCAGGGCGCGCAGCACACGCGTATGCGCTATGAGATCAGCAATCGTGTGCGCGATGGCCGCGCCTTGATGGAGCGACTGGAGGGCCATCGTCTTGCGCCGGGTCGCTATCGGCTTAGGGTTCTTGTGCAGGATGCGGCGGGCAATTCCGCCAGCGCGAGCGTGGACTTGCTGCGCTAG
- the ntrC gene encoding nitrogen regulation protein NR(I) → MNPIWVVDDDHSIRFVLEKSLAREGLVVRSFASTREVRAALSEGDRPQLLISDIRMPGGSGLDLLAEIKAQHPGLPVIVMTAYSDLDSAVSAFQGGAFDYLAKPFDLQKAVELVQRALEQGRSEAAAQEAQEQAPEMLGQAPAMQELFRAIGRLSQSQVTVLITGESGAGKELVARALHRHSPRAAGPFVAINTAAIPKDLLESELFGHERGAFTGAQAQRRGRFEQAEGGTLFLDEIGDMPLELQTRLLRVLSDGHYYRVGGHSPIKSKVRVIAATHQALEARVREGAFREDLFHRLNVIRLRLPPLRERREDIPLLARAFLASSAQELGVEPKRLSEAALAALVAFDFPGNVRQLQNLCHWLCVMAPSQVVEPRDLPPELLAAAPSLEPAAAPQPLPRAVAPSPPAAVGGAADWPQAMALQARELLQAGAPEVWDQLSRRFEATLIETALAHTQGRRVDAARQLGIGRNTITRKIQELGLDPAED, encoded by the coding sequence ATGAACCCCATCTGGGTCGTCGATGACGATCACTCGATTCGCTTTGTGCTGGAAAAGTCCCTGGCCCGCGAGGGACTCGTGGTGCGCAGCTTCGCCAGCACCCGCGAGGTGCGTGCGGCGCTCAGCGAGGGCGATCGCCCGCAGCTGCTCATCAGCGACATCCGCATGCCGGGCGGCTCGGGCCTGGACCTGCTGGCGGAGATCAAGGCCCAGCACCCCGGCCTGCCAGTCATCGTGATGACGGCGTACTCCGACCTGGACAGTGCGGTCTCAGCCTTCCAGGGCGGGGCCTTTGACTACCTGGCCAAGCCGTTTGATTTGCAAAAGGCGGTGGAGCTGGTGCAGCGCGCGCTGGAACAGGGCCGCAGCGAGGCCGCGGCTCAAGAGGCGCAGGAGCAGGCCCCCGAGATGCTGGGCCAAGCGCCCGCGATGCAAGAGCTGTTTCGCGCCATCGGGCGTTTGAGCCAGAGTCAGGTCACGGTGCTGATCACCGGCGAGAGCGGTGCCGGTAAGGAGCTGGTGGCGCGCGCGCTGCACCGCCACAGCCCGCGCGCTGCCGGTCCCTTTGTGGCCATCAATACCGCGGCGATTCCCAAAGACTTGCTGGAGAGTGAACTCTTCGGTCACGAGCGCGGTGCCTTCACCGGCGCCCAGGCCCAGCGGCGCGGACGCTTCGAGCAGGCCGAGGGCGGCACGCTGTTTCTGGATGAGATCGGCGACATGCCGCTGGAGCTGCAGACCCGGCTGCTGCGGGTGCTGAGCGACGGTCACTACTACCGCGTGGGGGGCCACAGCCCCATCAAGTCCAAGGTGCGGGTGATCGCCGCCACCCACCAGGCTTTGGAGGCCCGGGTGCGCGAGGGCGCTTTCCGCGAGGATCTGTTCCATCGCCTGAATGTGATTCGCCTGCGCCTACCGCCCTTGCGCGAGCGGCGCGAGGATATTCCGCTGCTGGCGCGCGCCTTCCTGGCCAGCAGTGCGCAGGAGTTAGGCGTGGAGCCCAAGCGTCTGAGTGAGGCGGCGCTGGCGGCTTTGGTGGCCTTCGATTTCCCCGGCAACGTGCGTCAGCTGCAGAACCTCTGCCATTGGCTGTGCGTGATGGCCCCCAGCCAAGTGGTGGAGCCGCGCGATCTGCCGCCCGAGCTGCTGGCTGCGGCACCCAGCCTTGAGCCTGCTGCAGCCCCGCAGCCGCTGCCCAGGGCGGTAGCGCCGTCGCCGCCCGCGGCGGTAGGGGGCGCCGCCGACTGGCCGCAGGCCATGGCCTTGCAGGCGCGCGAGCTGCTTCAAGCCGGTGCGCCCGAGGTCTGGGATCAACTCAGCCGCCGCTTTGAGGCTACCCTGATCGAGACGGCCCTGGCCCACACCCAGGGCCGCCGGGTGGATGCAGCGCGCCAGCTTGGCATCGGGCGCAACACCATCACCCGCAAGATCCAGGAGCTGGGGCTGGACCCCGCCGAAGACTGA
- the glnL gene encoding nitrogen regulation protein NR(II), with amino-acid sequence MSAYAPFDLLATLVAVVRPDGQVLHANAAFEDQLRLSRRAAAQRNLGEWFVDARRLHDTLAAVQGNDFASARFEAQLRRGPLPHEDLFDVLVLVSQTEEADRLIVEMVEATQQARHEREERSLGQVRSSKDLVRNLAHEIKNPLGGLLGAAQLLALELGPGSELLEYTEVIVHEADRLQILVDRLLAPHRRANEVGDVNIHEVCERVRSLVLVEHPQGLTIRRDYDTSLPEFRGDREQLIQALLNLVQNAAQALAPQIERGEAQIVLRTRVARQVTLGKQRWRLALELHVEDNGPGVPAEIRDRLFFPLVTGREGGTGLGLHLAQTIVQAHQGLIDCDNQPGRTDFRITLPLP; translated from the coding sequence TTGAGCGCCTACGCGCCCTTCGATTTGCTGGCCACTTTGGTGGCCGTGGTCCGCCCCGACGGCCAGGTGCTGCATGCCAATGCCGCTTTCGAGGACCAGTTGCGGCTCTCGCGCCGCGCCGCGGCGCAGCGCAATCTGGGTGAGTGGTTTGTGGATGCCCGGCGCCTGCACGACACCTTGGCCGCCGTGCAGGGCAACGATTTCGCCAGTGCCCGCTTCGAGGCCCAGTTGCGGCGCGGCCCGCTGCCGCATGAAGACCTTTTCGATGTGCTGGTGCTGGTCAGCCAGACCGAGGAGGCGGACCGGCTGATCGTTGAGATGGTGGAAGCCACGCAGCAGGCGCGTCATGAGCGCGAGGAGCGCTCGCTCGGTCAGGTGCGCTCCAGCAAGGACCTGGTGCGCAATCTGGCGCATGAGATCAAGAACCCGCTGGGTGGCCTGCTCGGGGCGGCCCAGCTGCTGGCGCTGGAGCTGGGGCCGGGCAGTGAGCTGTTGGAGTACACCGAGGTCATCGTGCACGAGGCCGACCGCCTCCAAATCCTGGTGGACCGGCTGCTGGCCCCGCACCGTCGGGCGAACGAGGTGGGGGATGTGAATATTCACGAGGTCTGCGAGCGGGTGCGCTCGCTGGTGCTGGTGGAGCATCCCCAGGGCCTGACGATCCGACGCGACTACGACACCTCTTTGCCCGAGTTCCGGGGCGACCGCGAGCAGCTCATCCAGGCTCTGCTCAATCTGGTGCAGAACGCGGCGCAGGCCTTGGCGCCGCAGATCGAACGCGGCGAAGCTCAGATCGTTCTGCGCACCCGGGTGGCGCGCCAGGTCACCCTGGGCAAGCAGCGTTGGCGCCTGGCACTCGAATTGCATGTGGAAGACAACGGCCCGGGCGTGCCGGCCGAGATTCGGGATCGTCTGTTCTTTCCCCTGGTGACGGGGCGCGAGGGCGGCACCGGGCTTGGCCTGCACTTGGCGCAGACCATCGTGCAGGCGCATCAGGGCCTGATCGATTGCGACAACCAACCCGGGCGCACTGACTTCCGTATCACGCTGCCATTGCCATAA